The following coding sequences lie in one Chionomys nivalis chromosome 8, mChiNiv1.1, whole genome shotgun sequence genomic window:
- the Elovl3 gene encoding elongation of very long chain fatty acids protein 3: MARSMNFSRGLNAELVQPYNFEMSRDLRPFLEEYWVTSFLIVLVYLLLIFVGQNYMRPRKSFSLQGPLILWSFCLAIFSILGTVRTWKFMGTLLFTRGLQQTVCFANYIDDTIVKFWSCIFVLSKVVELGDTAFIILRKRPLIFIHWYHHSTVLLFTSFGFKNKVPSGGWFMTMNFGVHSIMYTYYTLKAAKVKHPSMLPMAITSLQILQMVMGTIVGILNYIWRQEKGCYTTTEHFFWSFMLYGTYFLLFAHFFHQAYLRPKSKAKSKSQ; this comes from the exons ATGGCCAGATCCATGAACTTCTCACGTGGTTTAAATGCGGAGCTGGTGCAACCCTATAACTTCGAGATGTCGCGGGACTTAAGGCCCTTTTTGGAGGAGTACTG ggTTACCTCGTTCCTTATAGTTCTCGTCTATCTGTTGCTCATCTTCGTGGGCCAGAACTACATGAGACCACGGAAGAGCTTCAGCTTGCAGGGGCCTCTCATCCTCTGGTCCTTCTGTCTGGCCATATTCAG TATCCTGGGTACAGTGAGGACATGGAAGTTTATGGGAACACTGCTATTTACACGGGGCCTCCAGCAAACTGTGTGCTTCGCCAACTACATCGATGACACCATAGTCAAATTCTGGTCCTGTATCTTTGTTCTCAGCAAGGTTGTTGAACTCG GAGATACGGCCTTCATCATCCTGCGTAAGCGGCCTCTCATCTTTATCCACTGGTACCACCACAGCACTGTGCTCCTGTTCACGAGCTTTGGATTCAAGAACAAGGTGCCTTCAGGTGGCTGGTTCATGACCATGAACTTCGGGGTACATTCTATCATGTACACCTACTACACTCTGAAAGCTGCCAAGGTGAAACATCCTAGCATGCTACCTATGGCCATCACCAGCTTGCAGATCCTGCAGATGGTTATGGGAACCATCGTTGGCATCCTGAATTACATCTGGAGGCAGGAAAAAGGGTGCTACACCACGACGGAACACTTCTTCTGGTCCTTTATGCTATACGGGACCTATTTCCTCCTTTTTGCTCACTTCTTTCACCAAGCCTACCTCAGACCCAAGAGCAAAGCTAAGTCCAAGAGCCAATGA